A part of Oryctolagus cuniculus chromosome 4, mOryCun1.1, whole genome shotgun sequence genomic DNA contains:
- the TEX55 gene encoding testis-specific expressed protein 55 isoform X4, whose translation MDESPELALVEPLGHGNTTTPPTVDPTDDQEDEETNQVNGEAEYPTDHREYDLFDQRSSEQIYEEKALNQTESEEYGQIEHQVSGLTDRRAPQHMERKLSRQAERRTSEQTDRRTSMSSDRRMSSSSDRRMSTPSDRRMSVPSDRRASEQADRRLSSQAERRVSEQTDRRVSTSSDRRMSSPSDRRMSSPSDRRMSMPSDRRASEQADRRLSSQAERRTSEQADRRLSSQSERRTSEQADRRLSSQAERRTSEQVDRRLSSLAERRASEQADTSLFISSDQRASEQIDSRSSDQVESRTLEDSEHRLSGLADQRTPEQTDQILFNLFESTSEHTVQGLSDQVDHKTSVKTQLAEQQAVDQAENYTDLTVDKADFSEPYQVDDLVDKQADDLSSNGSFDQYDRVFSQFRDSKEDKEAEYRIEPCKFEDSQINLNSNSSVAMETETESPTTVSAHHLLDTRFTSNFVAKDPDFYQKFPSISSKYDNTSRENTQSIEINPDDFSEFEQERSYTEKQTHKRKFPPITYEDPYEVSLQYMEKHHILQIFQKITENLVYEKPEDPLHFMLRQLHGIRLFEL comes from the exons ATGGATGAGTCCCCAGAACTAGCTCTAGTCGAACCCTTGGGACATGGAAACACAACCACACCGCCAACCGTTGACCCTACTGATGACCAAGAAGATGAAGAGACAAACCAGGTCAACGGTGAGGCAGAGTACCCAACTGATCACAGAGAATATGATCTGTTTGACCAAAGATCTTCTGAACAGATTTATGAGGAAAAGGCACTCAACCAAACTGAAAGCGAAGAGTATGGACAGATCGAGCACCAGGTGTCTGGCCTGACGGATAGAAGAGCTCCTCAACACATGGAACGAAAATTGTCAAGACAGGCTGAGAGAAGAACTTCAGAGCAGACTGACCGCAGGACGTCCATGTCCTCCGACCGCAGGATGTCCTCGTCGTCTGACCGCAGGATGTCCACACCGTCTGACCGCAGGATGTCCGTGCCGTCTGACCGCAGGGCCTCTGAGCAGGCTGATCGCAGGCTGTCCAGCCAGGCTGAGAGGAGGGTCTCTGAGCAGACTGACCGCAGGGTGTCCACGTCGTCTGACCGCAGGATGTCCTCGCCGTCTGACCGCAGGATGTCCTCGCCGTCTGACCGCAGGATGTCCATGCCGTCTGACCGCAGGGCCTCTGAGCAGGCTGATCGCAGGCTGTCCAGCCAGGCTGAGAGGAGGACTTCTGAACAGGCTGATCGCAGGCTGTCCAGCCAGTCTGAGAGGAGGACTTCTGAACAGGCTGATCGCAGGCTGTCTAGCCAGGCTGAAAGGAGGACTTCCGAGCAGGTTGATCGCAGATTGTCTAGCCTAGCAGAGAGAAGAGCTTCGGAACAGGCTGACACCAGCTTGTTCATATCATCCGACCAAAGGGCTTCTGAACAAATTGACAGCAGGTCATCTGACCAGGTGGAGAGCAGAACTTTGGAGGATTCTGAGCATAGACTTTCTGGCCTGGCTGACCAAAGAACTCCTGAACAGACTGATCAAATATTGTTCAATCTATTTGAGAGTACTTCTGAGCACACTGTTCAGGGATTGTCTGATCAAGTTGACCATAAAACATCTGTAAAGACTCAGCTAGCTGAACAACAGGCTGTTGACCAAGCTGAAAACTATACTGATCTTACTGTTGACAAGGCTGACTTCAGTGAACCTTACCAGGTGGACGACTTAGTGGACAAACAGGCTGATGACCTGTCTTCCAATGGATCATTTGACCAGTATGACAGAGTATTTTCTCAGTTCCGTGACAGCAAGGAGGATAAAGAGGCTGAGTACAGAATAGAGCCCTGCAAATTTGAAGATAGCCAAATAAACCTCAATTCCAATAGTTCAGTTGCAATGGAAACTGAAACTGAAAGTCCAACCACTGTCTCAGCCCACCACCTACTGGATACCAGATTCACCAGTAATTTTGTAGCAAAAGATCCAGACTTTTACCAAAAATTCCCATCCATCTCATCCAAATATGATAACACCAGTCGAGAAAACACCCAATCCATAGAAATCAATCCT GATGATTTTTCAGAATTTGAGCAAGAAAGGAGTTATACGGAAAAGCAAACTCATAAGAGGAAGTTCCCTCCTATAACATATGAAGATCCTTATGaagtttcactccaatacatgGAGAAACATCACATTCTACAA
- the TEX55 gene encoding testis-specific expressed protein 55 isoform X5 translates to MDESPELALVEPLGHGNTTTPPTVDPTDDQEDEETNQVNGEAEYPTDHREYDLFDQRSSEQIYEEKALNQTESEEYGQIEHQVSGLTDRRAPQHMERKLSRQAERRTSEQTDRRTSMSSDRRMSSSSDRRMSTPSDRRMSVPSDRRASEQADRRLSSQAERRVSEQTDRRVSTSSDRRMSSPSDRRMSSPSDRRMSMPSDRRASEQADRRLSSQAERRTSEQADRRLSSQSERRTSEQADRRLSSQAERRTSEQVDRRLSSLAERRASEQADTSLFISSDQRASEQIDSRSSDQVESRTLEDSEHRLSGLADQRTPEQTDQILFNLFESTSEHTVQGLSDQVDHKTSVKTQLAEQQAVDQAENYTDLTVDKADFSEPYQVDDLVDKQADDLSSNGSFDQYDRVFSQFRDSKEDKEAEYRIEPCKFEDSQINLNSNSSVAMETETESPTTVSAHHLLDTRFTSNFVAKDPDFYQKFPSISSKYDNTSRENTQSIEINPDDFSEFEQERSYTEKQTHKRKFPPITYEDPYEVSLQYMEKHHILQIFQKITENLVYEKPEDPLHFMLRQVIM, encoded by the exons ATGGATGAGTCCCCAGAACTAGCTCTAGTCGAACCCTTGGGACATGGAAACACAACCACACCGCCAACCGTTGACCCTACTGATGACCAAGAAGATGAAGAGACAAACCAGGTCAACGGTGAGGCAGAGTACCCAACTGATCACAGAGAATATGATCTGTTTGACCAAAGATCTTCTGAACAGATTTATGAGGAAAAGGCACTCAACCAAACTGAAAGCGAAGAGTATGGACAGATCGAGCACCAGGTGTCTGGCCTGACGGATAGAAGAGCTCCTCAACACATGGAACGAAAATTGTCAAGACAGGCTGAGAGAAGAACTTCAGAGCAGACTGACCGCAGGACGTCCATGTCCTCCGACCGCAGGATGTCCTCGTCGTCTGACCGCAGGATGTCCACACCGTCTGACCGCAGGATGTCCGTGCCGTCTGACCGCAGGGCCTCTGAGCAGGCTGATCGCAGGCTGTCCAGCCAGGCTGAGAGGAGGGTCTCTGAGCAGACTGACCGCAGGGTGTCCACGTCGTCTGACCGCAGGATGTCCTCGCCGTCTGACCGCAGGATGTCCTCGCCGTCTGACCGCAGGATGTCCATGCCGTCTGACCGCAGGGCCTCTGAGCAGGCTGATCGCAGGCTGTCCAGCCAGGCTGAGAGGAGGACTTCTGAACAGGCTGATCGCAGGCTGTCCAGCCAGTCTGAGAGGAGGACTTCTGAACAGGCTGATCGCAGGCTGTCTAGCCAGGCTGAAAGGAGGACTTCCGAGCAGGTTGATCGCAGATTGTCTAGCCTAGCAGAGAGAAGAGCTTCGGAACAGGCTGACACCAGCTTGTTCATATCATCCGACCAAAGGGCTTCTGAACAAATTGACAGCAGGTCATCTGACCAGGTGGAGAGCAGAACTTTGGAGGATTCTGAGCATAGACTTTCTGGCCTGGCTGACCAAAGAACTCCTGAACAGACTGATCAAATATTGTTCAATCTATTTGAGAGTACTTCTGAGCACACTGTTCAGGGATTGTCTGATCAAGTTGACCATAAAACATCTGTAAAGACTCAGCTAGCTGAACAACAGGCTGTTGACCAAGCTGAAAACTATACTGATCTTACTGTTGACAAGGCTGACTTCAGTGAACCTTACCAGGTGGACGACTTAGTGGACAAACAGGCTGATGACCTGTCTTCCAATGGATCATTTGACCAGTATGACAGAGTATTTTCTCAGTTCCGTGACAGCAAGGAGGATAAAGAGGCTGAGTACAGAATAGAGCCCTGCAAATTTGAAGATAGCCAAATAAACCTCAATTCCAATAGTTCAGTTGCAATGGAAACTGAAACTGAAAGTCCAACCACTGTCTCAGCCCACCACCTACTGGATACCAGATTCACCAGTAATTTTGTAGCAAAAGATCCAGACTTTTACCAAAAATTCCCATCCATCTCATCCAAATATGATAACACCAGTCGAGAAAACACCCAATCCATAGAAATCAATCCT GATGATTTTTCAGAATTTGAGCAAGAAAGGAGTTATACGGAAAAGCAAACTCATAAGAGGAAGTTCCCTCCTATAACATATGAAGATCCTTATGaagtttcactccaatacatgGAGAAACATCACATTCTACAA
- the TEX55 gene encoding testis-specific expressed protein 55 isoform X3, with translation MDESPELALVEPLGHGNTTTPPTVDPTDDQEDEETNQVNGEAEYPTDHREYDLFDQRSSEQIYEEKALNQTESEEYGQIEHQVSGLTDRRAPQHMERKLSRQAERRTSEQTDRRTSMSSDRRMSSSSDRRMSTPSDRRMSVPSDRRASEQADRRLSSQAERRVSEQTDRRVSTSSDRRMSSPSDRRMSSPSDRRMSMPSDRRASEQADRRLSSQAERRTSEQADRRLSSQSERRTSEQADRRLSSQAERRTSEQVDRRLSSLAERRASEQADTSLFISSDQRASEQIDSRSSDQVESRTLEDSEHRLSGLADQRTPEQTDQILFNLFESTSEHTVQGLSDQVDHKTSVKTQLAEQQAVDQAENYTDLTVDKADFSEPYQVDDLVDKQADDLSSNGSFDQYDRVFSQFRDSKEDKEAEYRIEPCKFEDSQINLNSNSSVAMETETESPTTVSAHHLLDTRFTSNFVAKDPDFYQKFPSISSKYDNTSRENTQSIEINPDDFSEFEQERSYTEKQTHKRKFPPITYEDPYEVSLQYMEKHHILQIFQITENLVYEKPEDPLHFMLRQVQEMMKNRGKI, from the exons ATGGATGAGTCCCCAGAACTAGCTCTAGTCGAACCCTTGGGACATGGAAACACAACCACACCGCCAACCGTTGACCCTACTGATGACCAAGAAGATGAAGAGACAAACCAGGTCAACGGTGAGGCAGAGTACCCAACTGATCACAGAGAATATGATCTGTTTGACCAAAGATCTTCTGAACAGATTTATGAGGAAAAGGCACTCAACCAAACTGAAAGCGAAGAGTATGGACAGATCGAGCACCAGGTGTCTGGCCTGACGGATAGAAGAGCTCCTCAACACATGGAACGAAAATTGTCAAGACAGGCTGAGAGAAGAACTTCAGAGCAGACTGACCGCAGGACGTCCATGTCCTCCGACCGCAGGATGTCCTCGTCGTCTGACCGCAGGATGTCCACACCGTCTGACCGCAGGATGTCCGTGCCGTCTGACCGCAGGGCCTCTGAGCAGGCTGATCGCAGGCTGTCCAGCCAGGCTGAGAGGAGGGTCTCTGAGCAGACTGACCGCAGGGTGTCCACGTCGTCTGACCGCAGGATGTCCTCGCCGTCTGACCGCAGGATGTCCTCGCCGTCTGACCGCAGGATGTCCATGCCGTCTGACCGCAGGGCCTCTGAGCAGGCTGATCGCAGGCTGTCCAGCCAGGCTGAGAGGAGGACTTCTGAACAGGCTGATCGCAGGCTGTCCAGCCAGTCTGAGAGGAGGACTTCTGAACAGGCTGATCGCAGGCTGTCTAGCCAGGCTGAAAGGAGGACTTCCGAGCAGGTTGATCGCAGATTGTCTAGCCTAGCAGAGAGAAGAGCTTCGGAACAGGCTGACACCAGCTTGTTCATATCATCCGACCAAAGGGCTTCTGAACAAATTGACAGCAGGTCATCTGACCAGGTGGAGAGCAGAACTTTGGAGGATTCTGAGCATAGACTTTCTGGCCTGGCTGACCAAAGAACTCCTGAACAGACTGATCAAATATTGTTCAATCTATTTGAGAGTACTTCTGAGCACACTGTTCAGGGATTGTCTGATCAAGTTGACCATAAAACATCTGTAAAGACTCAGCTAGCTGAACAACAGGCTGTTGACCAAGCTGAAAACTATACTGATCTTACTGTTGACAAGGCTGACTTCAGTGAACCTTACCAGGTGGACGACTTAGTGGACAAACAGGCTGATGACCTGTCTTCCAATGGATCATTTGACCAGTATGACAGAGTATTTTCTCAGTTCCGTGACAGCAAGGAGGATAAAGAGGCTGAGTACAGAATAGAGCCCTGCAAATTTGAAGATAGCCAAATAAACCTCAATTCCAATAGTTCAGTTGCAATGGAAACTGAAACTGAAAGTCCAACCACTGTCTCAGCCCACCACCTACTGGATACCAGATTCACCAGTAATTTTGTAGCAAAAGATCCAGACTTTTACCAAAAATTCCCATCCATCTCATCCAAATATGATAACACCAGTCGAGAAAACACCCAATCCATAGAAATCAATCCT GATGATTTTTCAGAATTTGAGCAAGAAAGGAGTTATACGGAAAAGCAAACTCATAAGAGGAAGTTCCCTCCTATAACATATGAAGATCCTTATGaagtttcactccaatacatgGAGAAACATCACATTCTACAA
- the TEX55 gene encoding testis-specific expressed protein 55 isoform X2 — MDESPELALVEPLGHGNTTTPPTVDPTDDQEDEETNQVNGEAEYPTDHREYDLFDQRSSEQIYEEKALNQTESEEYGQIEHQVSGLTDRRAPQHMERKLSRQAERRTSEQTDRRTSMSSDRRMSSSSDRRMSTPSDRRMSVPSDRRASEQADRRLSSQAERRVSEQTDRRVSTSSDRRMSSPSDRRMSSPSDRRMSMPSDRRASEQADRRLSSQAERRTSEQADRRLSSQSERRTSEQADRRLSSQAERRTSEQVDRRLSSLAERRASEQADTSLFISSDQRASEQIDSRSSDQVESRTLEDSEHRLSGLADQRTPEQTDQILFNLFESTSEHTVQGLSDQVDHKTSVKTQLAEQQAVDQAENYTDLTVDKADFSEPYQVDDLVDKQADDLSSNGSFDQYDRVFSQFRDSKEDKEAEYRIEPCKFEDSQINLNSNSSVAMETETESPTTVSAHHLLDTRFTSNFVAKDPDFYQKFPSISSKYDNTSRENTQSIEINPDDFSEFEQERSYTEKQTHKRKFPPITYEDPYEVSLQYMEKHHILQIFQKITENLVYEKPEDPLHFMLRQVQEMMKNRGKI; from the exons ATGGATGAGTCCCCAGAACTAGCTCTAGTCGAACCCTTGGGACATGGAAACACAACCACACCGCCAACCGTTGACCCTACTGATGACCAAGAAGATGAAGAGACAAACCAGGTCAACGGTGAGGCAGAGTACCCAACTGATCACAGAGAATATGATCTGTTTGACCAAAGATCTTCTGAACAGATTTATGAGGAAAAGGCACTCAACCAAACTGAAAGCGAAGAGTATGGACAGATCGAGCACCAGGTGTCTGGCCTGACGGATAGAAGAGCTCCTCAACACATGGAACGAAAATTGTCAAGACAGGCTGAGAGAAGAACTTCAGAGCAGACTGACCGCAGGACGTCCATGTCCTCCGACCGCAGGATGTCCTCGTCGTCTGACCGCAGGATGTCCACACCGTCTGACCGCAGGATGTCCGTGCCGTCTGACCGCAGGGCCTCTGAGCAGGCTGATCGCAGGCTGTCCAGCCAGGCTGAGAGGAGGGTCTCTGAGCAGACTGACCGCAGGGTGTCCACGTCGTCTGACCGCAGGATGTCCTCGCCGTCTGACCGCAGGATGTCCTCGCCGTCTGACCGCAGGATGTCCATGCCGTCTGACCGCAGGGCCTCTGAGCAGGCTGATCGCAGGCTGTCCAGCCAGGCTGAGAGGAGGACTTCTGAACAGGCTGATCGCAGGCTGTCCAGCCAGTCTGAGAGGAGGACTTCTGAACAGGCTGATCGCAGGCTGTCTAGCCAGGCTGAAAGGAGGACTTCCGAGCAGGTTGATCGCAGATTGTCTAGCCTAGCAGAGAGAAGAGCTTCGGAACAGGCTGACACCAGCTTGTTCATATCATCCGACCAAAGGGCTTCTGAACAAATTGACAGCAGGTCATCTGACCAGGTGGAGAGCAGAACTTTGGAGGATTCTGAGCATAGACTTTCTGGCCTGGCTGACCAAAGAACTCCTGAACAGACTGATCAAATATTGTTCAATCTATTTGAGAGTACTTCTGAGCACACTGTTCAGGGATTGTCTGATCAAGTTGACCATAAAACATCTGTAAAGACTCAGCTAGCTGAACAACAGGCTGTTGACCAAGCTGAAAACTATACTGATCTTACTGTTGACAAGGCTGACTTCAGTGAACCTTACCAGGTGGACGACTTAGTGGACAAACAGGCTGATGACCTGTCTTCCAATGGATCATTTGACCAGTATGACAGAGTATTTTCTCAGTTCCGTGACAGCAAGGAGGATAAAGAGGCTGAGTACAGAATAGAGCCCTGCAAATTTGAAGATAGCCAAATAAACCTCAATTCCAATAGTTCAGTTGCAATGGAAACTGAAACTGAAAGTCCAACCACTGTCTCAGCCCACCACCTACTGGATACCAGATTCACCAGTAATTTTGTAGCAAAAGATCCAGACTTTTACCAAAAATTCCCATCCATCTCATCCAAATATGATAACACCAGTCGAGAAAACACCCAATCCATAGAAATCAATCCT GATGATTTTTCAGAATTTGAGCAAGAAAGGAGTTATACGGAAAAGCAAACTCATAAGAGGAAGTTCCCTCCTATAACATATGAAGATCCTTATGaagtttcactccaatacatgGAGAAACATCACATTCTACAA